A single genomic interval of Nostoc commune NIES-4072 harbors:
- the dxs gene encoding 1-deoxy-D-xylulose-5-phosphate synthase, with protein sequence MHLSEITHPNQLHGLSVRQLQQIARQIRDKHLQTVAVNGGHLGPGLGVVELTLGLYQTLDLDRDKVIWDVGHQAYPHKLLTGRYDRFHTLRQKDGVAGYLKLCENKFDHFGAGHASTSISAALGMALARDLKGEKFKAVAVIGDGALTGGMALEAINHAGHLPKTNLLVVLNDNDMSISRNVGAIPRYLNKMRLSQPVQFIKDNLEEQFKQIPFVGESLSPELGRIKEGMKRLAVPKVGAVFEELGFTYIGPVDGHNLEELIATFQQAHQIPGPVLVHVATVKGKGYEIAELDQVGYHAQSPFNVATGKAIPSSKPKPPAYAKVFSHTLVKLAEQNPKIVGITAAMATGTGLDKLQAKLPNQYIDVGIAEQHAITLAAGLATQGMRPVAAIYSTFLQRAYDQIIHDVCIQNLPVFFCLDRAGIVGSDGPTHQGMYDIAYLRCIPNMVIMAPKDEAELQRMVVTGVNHTSGPIAMRYPRGNGYGVPLMEEGWEPLEIGKGEILRTGDDVLIVGYGTMVYPGMQAAEILSEHGIEATVINARFVKPLDTELILPLAKKIGRVVTLEEGCVMGGFGSAIAEALLDADILVPVKRFGVPDVLVDHAEPNESKTELGLTSHQIAERVLQAFFKQQVSAVV encoded by the coding sequence ATGCATCTGAGCGAAATCACCCATCCTAATCAGTTGCACGGTTTATCTGTTCGCCAACTGCAACAGATTGCCCGTCAGATTCGAGATAAGCATCTCCAAACCGTAGCAGTTAATGGTGGACACTTGGGGCCAGGGTTGGGTGTTGTAGAACTAACACTAGGACTTTACCAGACGCTGGACTTAGATCGGGATAAAGTGATTTGGGATGTAGGACACCAGGCTTATCCCCACAAACTGCTTACAGGACGATACGATCGCTTCCACACCCTCAGACAAAAGGACGGAGTTGCAGGTTATCTCAAACTCTGTGAAAACAAGTTTGACCACTTTGGGGCTGGACATGCTTCTACAAGTATTTCAGCAGCATTGGGCATGGCTTTAGCACGAGACTTGAAAGGGGAAAAATTTAAAGCCGTCGCTGTTATTGGAGATGGGGCGCTGACTGGGGGTATGGCTTTAGAAGCCATCAACCATGCCGGACACTTGCCAAAAACTAACCTGTTGGTTGTTCTCAACGACAACGACATGTCTATATCTCGCAACGTCGGCGCGATTCCCCGTTATCTGAACAAAATGCGCCTCAGCCAGCCGGTGCAATTTATTAAAGATAATCTTGAAGAACAATTTAAGCAAATTCCCTTCGTGGGTGAATCTTTGTCTCCCGAACTCGGACGCATCAAAGAAGGTATGAAACGCTTGGCTGTTCCCAAGGTAGGTGCAGTTTTTGAAGAACTCGGTTTTACCTACATTGGGCCAGTCGATGGGCATAATCTCGAAGAATTGATTGCCACCTTCCAACAAGCACATCAAATACCAGGCCCAGTTTTGGTACATGTAGCAACAGTCAAAGGCAAAGGTTATGAAATTGCCGAACTAGATCAAGTTGGCTACCATGCCCAAAGCCCCTTCAACGTAGCAACTGGCAAAGCCATTCCTTCTAGCAAACCCAAACCTCCGGCTTATGCCAAAGTCTTTTCTCACACTCTGGTGAAACTTGCCGAACAAAACCCCAAAATCGTTGGGATTACTGCGGCGATGGCAACGGGGACAGGCTTGGATAAACTTCAAGCGAAACTGCCTAATCAATATATTGATGTCGGCATTGCTGAACAACACGCAATCACCCTAGCAGCAGGACTTGCAACTCAAGGGATGCGCCCCGTAGCTGCCATTTATTCTACCTTTCTGCAACGCGCTTATGACCAGATAATTCACGATGTCTGCATCCAAAACCTGCCAGTATTCTTCTGTTTGGATAGGGCAGGAATTGTCGGATCTGATGGGCCTACCCACCAAGGTATGTATGACATCGCTTATCTGCGTTGCATTCCCAATATGGTAATAATGGCACCCAAAGACGAAGCAGAATTGCAACGCATGGTAGTAACTGGCGTTAACCATACCAGTGGCCCGATCGCTATGCGCTATCCTCGTGGCAATGGCTACGGTGTCCCCTTGATGGAAGAAGGTTGGGAACCTTTAGAAATCGGCAAAGGAGAAATTCTGCGTACAGGCGATGACGTATTAATCGTTGGCTATGGCACAATGGTTTATCCAGGAATGCAAGCTGCGGAAATTCTCAGCGAACACGGCATTGAAGCAACTGTAATTAATGCCCGTTTTGTTAAGCCTTTGGATACCGAGTTGATTTTACCTTTAGCTAAGAAAATTGGCCGAGTTGTCACCTTAGAAGAAGGCTGTGTCATGGGTGGCTTTGGTAGTGCGATCGCTGAAGCTTTACTAGATGCAGATATCCTCGTTCCTGTCAAGCGATTCGGTGTTCCAGATGTATTAGTAGATCATGCTGAACCCAATGAATCTAAGACAGAATTAGGTTTAACTAGCCATCAAATAGCAGAGAGAGTATTGCAAGCTTTCTTTAAGCAGCAAGTATCTGCTGTGGTTTAG